In Luteitalea sp. TBR-22, one genomic interval encodes:
- a CDS encoding ABC transporter permease, which yields MHPGPIIRAMLRNKVRFGLLALEVALTLAIVANCVSLILEARRELTRPSGFVDAELMRVSATPFNEAFREAAYRDTVLDQDLQALRAHPGVVTATNSAFLPWQGGGSSTQFRRNRSGEPIRTQIYAADEKFLDTLGVRLVEGRAFTRDDVLRSTEQLRALNASERERDASGIARTTVTVPAIITRAYATLMFPEGSPLGKTFQDDDGDQWQVIGVIDRFYNPYAWNIGERATFYPQRQGSYEGGTAYLVRVKPGQLEAVEKSIEATLGAVNANRTYQVRNVVDVKRRFLGSQTLMVRLLSLVIVVLLFVTALGIMGLTSFSVAERTRQIGTRRALGAGRGDILTHFLFENWITTTVGIVLGVALAVTLNVALLREIDGPRITAGLLATGAVLLWLAGLLATLWPALRGARVAPAEATRNI from the coding sequence ATGCATCCGGGTCCCATCATCCGCGCCATGCTGCGCAACAAGGTGCGCTTCGGCCTCCTCGCGCTGGAGGTCGCCCTGACGCTCGCGATCGTCGCCAACTGCGTCAGCCTCATCCTCGAGGCGCGCCGGGAACTCACCCGGCCCTCCGGCTTCGTCGACGCCGAGTTGATGCGCGTCTCGGCCACGCCGTTCAACGAGGCCTTCCGCGAGGCCGCCTACCGCGACACGGTCCTGGACCAGGACCTCCAGGCGCTGCGGGCCCATCCCGGCGTGGTGACGGCCACCAACAGCGCCTTCCTGCCCTGGCAGGGCGGCGGGTCGTCGACGCAGTTCCGGCGCAACCGCTCCGGCGAACCGATCCGGACGCAGATCTACGCGGCCGACGAGAAGTTCCTGGACACCCTCGGCGTGCGCCTCGTGGAAGGGCGGGCGTTCACCCGCGACGACGTGCTGCGGAGCACCGAGCAGTTGCGGGCCCTCAACGCGAGCGAACGCGAGCGGGACGCCTCCGGGATCGCGCGCACCACCGTGACGGTGCCGGCCATCATCACCCGCGCCTACGCGACCCTGATGTTCCCCGAGGGCAGTCCCCTCGGCAAGACGTTCCAGGACGACGACGGCGACCAGTGGCAGGTGATTGGCGTGATCGACCGGTTCTACAACCCGTATGCGTGGAACATCGGCGAGCGCGCCACCTTCTATCCGCAGCGGCAGGGCAGCTACGAGGGCGGCACGGCCTACCTGGTGCGCGTCAAGCCCGGACAGCTCGAGGCCGTGGAGAAGTCGATCGAGGCGACGCTCGGCGCGGTGAACGCCAACCGCACGTACCAGGTGCGCAACGTGGTGGACGTGAAACGACGGTTCCTGGGCAGCCAGACGCTGATGGTACGGCTGCTGTCGCTGGTCATCGTCGTGCTCCTGTTCGTGACCGCGCTGGGGATCATGGGGCTGACGTCGTTCTCGGTCGCCGAGCGCACTCGCCAGATCGGGACGCGACGCGCACTCGGCGCCGGCCGTGGCGACATCCTCACGCACTTCCTGTTCGAGAACTGGATCACCACCACGGTCGGCATCGTCCTCGGCGTCGCGCTCGCCGTGACGCTGAACGTCGCGCTGCTGCGCGAGATCGACGGCCCGCGGATCACCGCAGGCCTGCTCGCGACCGGAGCGGTGCTGCTGTGGCTGGCCGGCCTGCTCGCGACGCTGTGGCCGGCCCTGCGCGGCGCGCGGGTGGCGCCGGCCGAAGCGACGCGGAACATCTGA
- a CDS encoding sigma-54 dependent transcriptional regulator, translating to MAASPLACLIVEDQAPVAQALDLLFSLHDVPTRIAPDAASALQQVRAGGIGVVLQDMNFAPGETSGDEGAALFHAIRAVDPAMPVLLMTAFTSLERAVSLVKAGAADYFGKPWDDARLVASVRDLLAMRDRPSPLPATTPAARAAGSPDLQGIVFESGAMARVVDLAVHVAAADVPVLITGPNGVGKEKLAEIIQANSGRAGRPFVTVNVGALPDTLLEAELFGAEAGAYTGAQRRRIGRFEAAHGGTLFLDEIGTLSLAGQAKLLRVLQTGEFERLGSSTSLRSDVRLLCATNVRLPEAIASGSFREDLYFRLNVIEIAVPALRDRPEDILPIARHLLARAPTDPAPALSADAEAALLAHAWPGNVRELQNRLQRARLVATGPAITPADLGLDERTPGSRGTAQATVQGSERAALEALLRTHGGSVSRVAEVLGLSRQALYRRMERLGVSLERRPRS from the coding sequence GTGGCAGCTTCCCCGCTGGCCTGCCTGATCGTGGAGGACCAGGCGCCGGTCGCCCAGGCGCTCGACCTCCTGTTTTCGCTGCACGACGTGCCGACGCGCATCGCGCCCGACGCCGCCTCGGCCCTCCAGCAGGTGCGGGCCGGCGGCATCGGCGTCGTGCTGCAGGACATGAACTTCGCGCCCGGCGAGACGTCGGGCGACGAGGGCGCGGCGCTCTTCCACGCCATCCGCGCAGTGGATCCGGCGATGCCGGTCCTGCTCATGACGGCGTTCACGTCGCTCGAGCGCGCCGTGTCGCTCGTGAAGGCGGGGGCGGCCGACTACTTCGGCAAGCCGTGGGACGACGCGCGCCTCGTCGCGAGCGTGCGCGACCTGCTCGCCATGCGCGACAGGCCGTCGCCGCTGCCGGCGACGACGCCGGCGGCACGGGCTGCGGGCAGCCCCGACCTGCAGGGGATCGTGTTCGAGAGCGGCGCGATGGCCCGCGTCGTCGACCTCGCGGTCCACGTCGCGGCGGCTGACGTGCCCGTGCTCATCACGGGCCCGAACGGCGTCGGCAAGGAGAAGCTGGCCGAGATCATCCAGGCCAACTCGGGCCGCGCCGGCAGGCCGTTCGTGACGGTCAACGTCGGGGCGCTGCCCGACACGCTGCTCGAGGCCGAGCTGTTCGGCGCGGAGGCCGGCGCCTACACGGGAGCCCAACGGCGCCGCATCGGACGCTTCGAGGCCGCGCACGGCGGGACGCTGTTCCTGGACGAGATCGGGACGCTGTCGCTGGCCGGACAGGCCAAGCTGCTTCGCGTGCTGCAGACCGGAGAGTTCGAGCGCCTCGGATCGAGCACGTCGTTGCGCAGCGACGTGCGGCTGCTGTGCGCCACCAACGTCCGGCTTCCCGAAGCCATCGCCAGCGGTTCGTTCAGGGAGGATCTCTACTTCCGGCTGAACGTGATCGAGATCGCGGTGCCGGCGTTGCGCGATCGCCCCGAGGACATCCTCCCCATCGCGCGCCACCTGCTCGCGCGCGCCCCCACCGATCCGGCGCCGGCGCTGTCGGCCGACGCAGAGGCTGCCCTGCTGGCGCATGCCTGGCCGGGCAACGTGCGCGAGTTGCAGAACCGGCTGCAGCGCGCGCGGCTGGTCGCGACAGGCCCGGCGATCACGCCGGCCGACCTCGGACTCGACGAGCGGACGCCGGGCAGCCGCGGGACCGCGCAGGCGACCGTACAGGGCAGCGAACGCGCCGCCCTCGAGGCGCTCCTGCGCACGCACGGCGGCAGCGTCTCGCGGGTCGCCGAGGTGCTGGGGCTGTCGCGTCAGGCGCTGTATCGACGCATGGAACGGCTCGGGGTCTCGCTCGAGCGGCGACCACGGAGCTGA
- a CDS encoding PAS domain-containing sensor histidine kinase, producing MFRLQTRVLIANVVCGAVTLASGALMLEAGMSGVAAIAVALVLGLVVALVGARVAPAPARRALRALHDGVMGFAESDFATRIAAPSPDEVGDLVAVFNRMGAVLRAERAELIQRELLLDTLLQGAPMAILLVDQRQRIVFANAACRRVFHGAARLHGRALPEIVPLAPEALRGPLRRGEDSLVSWEHDGQEESFRVLVRAFHLNTVPHRLLVIERITHELARQETATWKKAIRVMSHELNNSLAPVSSLAHSARVAAERPDAATRLPAVLDAISERVAHVTAFLEGYARFARLPAPRREAVPLAPFLATVGQLFPFTLDAPVGDAHGWFDPGQIQQVLINLLKNAEESGSAPDEIRMAVDQVEAGIRFTVRDRGHGMDEETMRKALLPFHSSKKAGAGLGLSLCSEIVDAHGGRLHLARLDEGGMAISVWLPGRTGPA from the coding sequence GTGTTCCGCCTGCAGACGCGCGTGCTGATCGCCAACGTGGTCTGCGGCGCGGTGACGCTGGCGAGTGGCGCGCTCATGCTCGAAGCCGGCATGAGCGGCGTTGCCGCCATCGCGGTGGCGCTGGTCCTCGGCTTGGTGGTGGCGCTGGTCGGCGCGCGCGTCGCTCCCGCACCGGCACGGCGGGCCCTGCGCGCCCTGCACGACGGCGTGATGGGCTTTGCCGAGAGCGACTTCGCCACCCGGATCGCCGCCCCGTCGCCGGACGAGGTCGGCGACCTGGTCGCGGTGTTCAATCGGATGGGCGCGGTGCTGCGCGCTGAGCGCGCCGAGCTGATCCAGCGCGAGTTGCTGCTGGACACCCTGCTGCAGGGCGCGCCGATGGCCATCCTGCTGGTGGATCAGCGGCAACGCATCGTCTTTGCCAACGCCGCGTGCCGGCGCGTCTTCCATGGCGCCGCGCGACTCCACGGCCGCGCCCTGCCCGAGATCGTGCCCCTGGCGCCAGAAGCCTTGCGCGGCCCCCTGCGGCGCGGCGAGGACAGCCTCGTGTCATGGGAACACGACGGGCAGGAGGAGAGTTTCCGTGTGCTGGTGCGCGCCTTCCACCTCAACACCGTGCCGCATCGCTTGCTGGTCATCGAGCGCATCACGCACGAGCTGGCGCGACAGGAGACCGCCACCTGGAAGAAGGCCATTCGCGTGATGAGCCACGAGCTGAACAACTCGCTGGCCCCGGTGAGCTCGCTGGCACATTCGGCACGGGTCGCCGCGGAGCGACCCGACGCAGCCACCCGACTTCCCGCCGTGCTCGACGCCATCTCGGAGCGGGTGGCACACGTCACCGCTTTCCTCGAGGGCTACGCCCGATTCGCCCGGCTGCCAGCCCCACGCCGCGAGGCCGTGCCCCTGGCGCCGTTCCTCGCCACCGTCGGCCAGTTGTTCCCCTTCACGCTCGACGCGCCGGTCGGCGACGCGCACGGATGGTTCGATCCAGGCCAGATCCAGCAGGTGCTCATCAACCTGTTGAAGAACGCCGAGGAGTCGGGCAGCGCCCCGGACGAGATCCGGATGGCGGTGGACCAGGTCGAGGCTGGCATCCGGTTCACCGTCCGCGACCGCGGCCACGGCATGGACGAGGAGACGATGCGCAAGGCCCTGCTTCCCTTCCATTCATCAAAGAAGGCCGGGGCCGGCCTCGGGCTCTCGCTCTGCTCGGAGATCGTGGACGCGCACGGCGGCCGGCTCCACCTCGCCCGCCTTGACGAGGGCGGGATGGCCATCAGCGTGTGGTTGCCCGGCCGCACGGGTCCCGCTTGA
- a CDS encoding ABC transporter permease — translation MLLHNIWIAWKSLKRSPMLSVLIVACIALGIAFATTFATVRHAFTRHPLPAKEATLRYVRLDNWDPREPYPGDGPNRLPPQISHRDAMALRRSTIPIRQTATFRARLTVFPEGTTVRPSREDVRMATADFFQMFEVPFRYGAPWSRESDARPEQVVVLSEALNERLFGGRNSVGQRLRIETREFRVVGVLAGWQPTVRMYDMTGSALAEPEALYMPFDLVVPMEIRTAGNSDGWGQTTRSGFAALLNSEQTWIQYWVELASPADEQAYRSFIESYIGEQRRVGRFARPLNYRVSSIRALMDDFNVAPDETFALLMVGLLFLVVAAVNLIGLLLGKFLARANEVGVRRALGASRRDVFLQHVVECQVVALVGGLIGVALAAGSLRLLNTFMLDMTNRRDLFSLDVSMLLLALALSVAAGLISGVYPAWRICRLAPANHLKI, via the coding sequence ATGCTGCTGCACAACATCTGGATCGCCTGGAAGAGCCTCAAGCGCAGCCCGATGCTGTCGGTGCTCATCGTGGCCTGCATCGCGCTCGGCATCGCCTTCGCCACCACGTTCGCGACCGTGCGGCACGCCTTCACCAGGCACCCGCTGCCGGCCAAGGAAGCGACGCTGCGCTACGTTCGGCTCGACAACTGGGATCCCCGCGAGCCGTATCCCGGCGACGGCCCCAATCGGCTGCCGCCGCAGATCAGCCATCGCGACGCCATGGCGCTGCGCCGCTCCACCATCCCGATCCGGCAGACGGCGACCTTCCGGGCCCGTCTCACCGTGTTTCCCGAGGGCACGACCGTGCGGCCGTCGCGCGAGGACGTGCGGATGGCGACGGCCGACTTCTTCCAGATGTTCGAGGTGCCGTTCCGGTACGGGGCGCCCTGGTCGCGGGAGAGCGACGCCAGGCCGGAGCAGGTCGTCGTGCTGTCGGAGGCGTTGAACGAGCGGCTGTTCGGTGGCCGCAACAGCGTCGGCCAGCGGCTCCGGATCGAGACCCGCGAGTTCCGCGTGGTCGGCGTGCTCGCCGGCTGGCAGCCCACGGTGCGCATGTACGACATGACCGGCAGCGCCCTGGCCGAGCCCGAGGCGCTCTACATGCCGTTCGACCTCGTCGTGCCGATGGAGATCCGCACCGCCGGCAACAGCGACGGCTGGGGGCAGACCACCCGGTCCGGCTTCGCAGCGCTGCTCAACTCCGAGCAGACCTGGATCCAGTACTGGGTGGAACTGGCCAGCCCTGCCGACGAGCAGGCGTACCGCTCGTTCATCGAGAGCTACATCGGCGAGCAGCGGCGCGTCGGTCGGTTCGCCAGGCCGCTGAACTACCGGGTGTCGAGCATCAGGGCGCTGATGGACGACTTCAACGTCGCCCCGGACGAGACGTTCGCGCTGCTGATGGTCGGCCTGCTCTTCCTGGTCGTCGCGGCGGTCAACCTGATCGGCCTGCTGCTCGGGAAGTTCCTGGCGCGGGCCAACGAGGTCGGCGTGCGGCGGGCGCTCGGGGCCTCGCGCCGCGACGTGTTCCTGCAGCACGTGGTCGAGTGCCAGGTGGTCGCGCTGGTCGGTGGCCTGATCGGCGTCGCGCTTGCCGCGGGCAGCCTGCGCCTGCTCAACACCTTCATGCTGGACATGACCAACCGGCGCGACCTCTTCTCGCTGGACGTCTCGATGCTCCTGCTCGCCCTCGCCCTGTCGGTCGCCGCAGGGCTCATCTCCGGCGTCTACCCGGCCTGGCGCATCTGCCGCCTCGCTCCGGCCAACCACCTGAAGATCTGA
- a CDS encoding ABC transporter ATP-binding protein, whose protein sequence is MLSMSAIRKVYRTQLVETYALDDITLEVEAGEFVAVMGRSGSGKTTFLNVAGLLDTFEAGTYRLDGQDVSRLTDREMSRIRNEKIGFVFQSFNLIPDLDVFDNVDVPLRYRRLPARERRERVERAVEMVGLSSRLRHLPSQLSGGQQQRVAIARVLAGDPKLILADEPTGNLDTLMSREVMDLLERIHEQGTTIIMVTHSPECAARAPRHIHLLDGRVVDTNAQLFEERTLPSLAVAIQ, encoded by the coding sequence ATGCTTTCCATGTCCGCAATCCGCAAGGTCTACCGCACCCAGCTGGTGGAGACCTATGCCCTCGACGACATCACCCTCGAAGTGGAGGCCGGCGAGTTCGTGGCCGTCATGGGCCGCTCCGGATCCGGCAAGACGACGTTCCTCAACGTCGCGGGCCTGCTCGACACGTTCGAGGCCGGCACCTACCGGCTCGACGGGCAGGACGTCAGCCGGCTGACCGATCGCGAGATGTCGCGCATCCGCAACGAGAAGATCGGCTTCGTCTTCCAGTCGTTCAACCTGATTCCCGACCTCGACGTGTTCGACAACGTCGACGTCCCGCTGCGCTACCGGCGCCTGCCGGCACGCGAGCGGCGCGAGCGCGTCGAGCGCGCCGTGGAGATGGTGGGGCTGTCGTCGCGGCTGCGCCACCTGCCCTCGCAGCTCTCCGGCGGCCAGCAGCAGCGCGTCGCGATCGCGCGGGTGCTGGCCGGCGATCCGAAGCTGATCCTCGCCGACGAGCCCACCGGCAATCTCGACACGCTGATGTCGCGCGAGGTCATGGACCTGCTCGAGCGGATCCACGAACAGGGGACGACGATCATCATGGTCACGCACTCGCCCGAGTGCGCGGCCCGCGCCCCGCGCCACATCCACCTGCTCGACGGCCGGGTCGTCGACACCAACGCGCAACTGTTCGAGGAACGGACCCTGCCGAGCCTCGCGGTCGCGATCCAGTAG